A window of Pseudodesulfovibrio sp. JC047 contains these coding sequences:
- a CDS encoding methyltransferase domain-containing protein, translating to MNESKHILDACCGGRMFHFDKQNPEVLFTDIRKEEHTLCDGRSFTVSPDTIEDFRDMSFEDEAFNLVIFDPPHLVRAGDNSWMKAKYGRLDRDNWKDDIQKGFAECWRVLKTGGTLIFKWNETQIKLAELRPLFPARPICGHTTTVNLKTHWIVFYKTV from the coding sequence AATGAATCAAAGCACATACTCGATGCCTGTTGTGGCGGCCGAATGTTTCACTTCGACAAGCAGAACCCGGAAGTGCTGTTCACTGACATCCGAAAGGAAGAGCACACGCTTTGCGATGGTCGCTCCTTTACTGTGTCGCCTGACACCATTGAAGACTTCCGGGACATGTCGTTTGAAGACGAGGCGTTCAACCTCGTGATCTTCGACCCGCCCCACCTTGTCCGTGCCGGTGACAATTCGTGGATGAAGGCGAAATACGGACGCCTCGACCGCGACAACTGGAAGGATGATATCCAGAAAGGTTTCGCTGAGTGCTGGCGAGTCCTCAAGACGGGCGGCACCCTCATTTTCAAATGGAACGAAACCCAAATCAAACTGGCTGAGTTGCGGCCGCTTTTCCCGGCCCGTCCGATATGTGGCCACACGACAACCGTGAACCTGAAAACTCACTGGATCGTCTTCTACAAGACGGTCTGA